Proteins co-encoded in one Sporosarcina sp. FSL K6-1522 genomic window:
- the lysA gene encoding diaminopimelate decarboxylase produces MHLYGTQTVNDKGHLTIGGVDAIDLAHTYGTPLNVYDIALFRERAKAFKETFKNAGMRAQVAYASKAFSSIAIYEVAEQEGLSLDVVSGGELHTAVAAGFPRERIHFHGNNKSFTELQYAFDEKIGCIVIDNFSEIALVKEIAETRKEKMNVLIRVTPGVEAHTHDYITTGQEDSKFGFDLKNGQTDEAFLQLHDHPYIELLGMHCHIGSQIFETDAFRLAAEALMEKMITWRDNHAFICTVLNLGGGFGIRYTEEDTPLAPAVYVEEMATVVLALTRSYNYPVPEIWIEPGRSLVGDAGTTLYTTGSAKVVPGVRTYIAVDGGMADNIRPALYGAHYTAASANRMDEPHDDKVTIAGKCCESGDKIIEEAYLAAPTEGDVIAVFCTGAYGYSMASNYNRLPKPAIVFCENGEHQLVVRRETYEDVIRLDIPLQKVKQEETI; encoded by the coding sequence ATGCATCTCTACGGAACACAAACCGTAAATGACAAAGGACATTTGACTATTGGTGGTGTAGACGCAATCGATCTTGCGCATACGTATGGAACACCACTCAATGTCTATGATATTGCATTGTTTCGTGAACGAGCAAAGGCCTTCAAAGAGACGTTCAAAAATGCAGGGATGCGTGCGCAAGTTGCGTATGCGAGCAAAGCGTTTTCGTCTATTGCCATTTATGAAGTGGCCGAACAGGAAGGGTTGTCGTTAGACGTTGTTTCGGGTGGAGAGTTACATACGGCAGTTGCTGCTGGATTCCCACGTGAACGGATTCATTTCCATGGTAACAACAAGAGCTTTACGGAACTGCAATATGCGTTCGATGAAAAAATTGGCTGTATCGTCATTGACAACTTTTCTGAAATTGCATTGGTGAAAGAAATTGCTGAAACGCGTAAAGAGAAAATGAATGTGCTCATTCGAGTTACACCAGGCGTAGAAGCGCATACACATGATTACATTACGACGGGGCAAGAAGATTCTAAATTCGGCTTCGACTTAAAAAATGGGCAAACGGATGAAGCATTTTTGCAGTTGCATGATCACCCATATATTGAGCTGCTCGGTATGCATTGCCATATCGGTTCTCAAATTTTTGAAACAGATGCTTTTCGTTTGGCAGCAGAAGCATTAATGGAGAAAATGATTACATGGCGCGACAATCATGCATTCATCTGTACGGTCTTAAATTTAGGCGGCGGCTTTGGCATCCGTTATACGGAAGAAGACACGCCACTTGCTCCAGCCGTGTATGTTGAAGAAATGGCAACTGTTGTTTTAGCATTGACACGTAGTTACAACTATCCTGTTCCTGAAATTTGGATTGAGCCAGGTAGGTCACTCGTTGGAGACGCAGGTACAACACTGTATACGACGGGCAGTGCGAAGGTCGTTCCAGGTGTCCGTACATATATTGCTGTTGATGGTGGAATGGCGGATAATATACGTCCAGCATTATACGGTGCACATTATACAGCGGCATCTGCGAATCGCATGGATGAACCACATGATGACAAAGTTACCATTGCTGGGAAGTGTTGTGAGTCTGGTGATAAAATCATAGAAGAGGCCTATCTTGCTGCACCAACAGAAGGAGATGTCATTGCTGTGTTCTGTACAGGCGCTTACGGTTACTCGATGGCTAGCAATTACAACCGGCTTCCCAAACCGGCCATCGTCTTCTGTGAAAATGGTGAACACCAACTCGTAGTCAGAAGAGAAACGTATGAAGATGTCATTAGACTCGATATCCCTCTACAAAAAGTAAAACAGGAGGAGACGATATGA
- a CDS encoding spore germination protein, whose protein sequence is MKKLFRSMQEGQEWFEARFGKGETFDATARSLHLWDMPALLLYINGLVDGNTITTLLTEMQGNTGRRDQEGDGAERFLSFFPYHAVSDVKDADELLTAILSGQAAFVTPEGYVFTIDIRSYPGRQPEEPDNEKVVRGPRDGFTENLIQNTALVRRRLRTEKLRFEMHKTTLNGKTDVAITYMQGAASEEHLAYIRERLDAIDHDGLTMTDKSLEEFLFKQRFHPMPFVRFTERPDICAAHLLEGHIAIIVDTSPSAILVPATLFHHLQHAEEYRQAPFLGTAVRSIRFFGAVMSLVLLPFWYLIATNQQYLPDFLSYIGPKDIGEVPLLLQLLIGDIGIEVLRMAAIHTPTPMSTAMGLVAAIVIGQVAIDVGLFTPEVVLYVAVSAIFTFAIPSYELSITTKVFRIFILLATALLGAPGFFLSMAVLFYYLCSLKPMGVPYLWPAVPFFPQAMLRVLIRFPMTADEPRPFITDAPNRDRVS, encoded by the coding sequence ATGAAGAAATTATTTCGGTCAATGCAAGAAGGGCAAGAGTGGTTCGAAGCTCGTTTTGGGAAAGGTGAGACATTCGATGCCACTGCTCGGTCGTTGCATCTTTGGGATATGCCAGCGCTATTACTGTATATTAATGGGCTTGTAGACGGCAACACGATTACGACTTTGTTGACGGAAATGCAAGGAAATACGGGACGGAGAGACCAGGAAGGGGACGGGGCTGAACGCTTCCTGTCCTTTTTCCCATATCATGCCGTATCGGATGTGAAAGATGCCGATGAATTACTGACGGCGATTTTAAGTGGGCAGGCTGCATTTGTCACACCTGAGGGGTATGTATTCACGATTGATATTCGATCGTATCCAGGGAGGCAGCCAGAAGAGCCGGACAATGAAAAAGTTGTTAGGGGACCGCGAGACGGTTTTACAGAAAATTTAATCCAAAATACGGCACTTGTGAGAAGGCGGCTTCGTACTGAAAAGTTACGTTTTGAAATGCATAAAACGACATTGAATGGAAAAACCGACGTTGCCATTACGTATATGCAAGGGGCTGCGAGTGAGGAGCATTTAGCTTATATCAGGGAAAGGCTCGACGCCATTGATCATGACGGTTTAACGATGACGGACAAGTCGCTCGAAGAGTTTTTGTTCAAACAGCGTTTTCATCCCATGCCTTTTGTGCGTTTTACGGAGCGGCCTGATATTTGTGCGGCGCATTTGTTGGAAGGGCATATTGCGATTATTGTGGATACGTCACCTTCTGCCATACTCGTGCCGGCTACATTATTTCATCATTTACAACATGCGGAGGAATACCGTCAGGCTCCCTTTCTAGGGACGGCGGTTCGGTCGATTCGCTTTTTCGGGGCGGTAATGAGTTTGGTGCTATTGCCATTTTGGTATTTGATAGCGACGAATCAGCAGTATTTGCCAGATTTTCTGAGTTATATCGGCCCAAAAGATATCGGGGAAGTACCACTTCTGCTCCAGTTATTAATCGGCGATATTGGCATTGAGGTGCTACGGATGGCGGCCATTCACACCCCGACGCCGATGTCGACCGCCATGGGGCTCGTTGCGGCTATCGTCATTGGTCAAGTAGCGATAGACGTTGGGTTGTTCACGCCAGAGGTCGTTTTATATGTAGCCGTCAGTGCTATTTTTACGTTTGCCATCCCTTCTTATGAATTAAGTATTACGACAAAAGTATTTCGGATTTTTATATTGTTAGCGACAGCGCTTCTTGGGGCACCTGGATTCTTCCTGTCAATGGCAGTTCTTTTCTACTATCTATGTTCGCTAAAACCGATGGGTGTACCGTATCTATGGCCAGCTGTACCGTTTTTTCCACAGGCGATGTTGCGTGTCCTTATCAGGTTTCCAATGACTGCCGATGAACCTAGGCCGTTCATCACAGATGCGCCGAATCGGGACCGTGTTTCATAA
- a CDS encoding SigF/SigG family RNA polymerase sporulation sigma factor has protein sequence MDVSVEKQGVLLSQEKMRELIKVSQEGDKEARRVMVEGNTRLVWSIVQRFASRGADPEDLFQIGCIGLMKSIDKFDLSYDVKFSTYAVPMIVGEIQRFLRDDGMVKVSRSIRELSFKIRHATDDYVKKHGRSPSISEVAEVLEVTVDEIILASDALRDPASLHEQLYESEGDSLTLMDQLRDDRSERVFDHIPLRDVISKLNKRDQTIIYMRYYLDCTQSDIAERIGISQVQVSRLEKKILAQLKLWMGVNAEESIPGFSKSSSNG, from the coding sequence ATGGACGTATCCGTTGAAAAACAAGGTGTTTTGTTGTCTCAGGAGAAGATGCGGGAATTGATTAAAGTATCTCAAGAAGGCGATAAGGAAGCACGGCGAGTGATGGTGGAAGGGAATACTCGCCTCGTTTGGTCTATTGTTCAACGCTTTGCATCCCGCGGTGCTGATCCAGAGGACTTGTTTCAAATTGGTTGTATCGGTCTGATGAAATCGATTGATAAATTCGATTTGTCTTATGACGTGAAGTTTTCAACTTATGCGGTGCCAATGATTGTCGGGGAGATTCAGCGTTTTCTTCGGGATGACGGCATGGTGAAAGTGAGCCGATCCATCCGTGAGTTGAGCTTTAAAATCCGCCATGCGACGGATGATTACGTGAAGAAGCATGGCAGGTCGCCATCTATATCAGAGGTTGCCGAGGTATTAGAGGTGACTGTCGATGAAATCATCCTTGCTTCCGATGCCTTGCGTGATCCCGCATCTCTTCATGAGCAGTTGTATGAAAGTGAAGGGGATAGTTTAACACTAATGGATCAACTGCGAGATGATCGTTCGGAGCGGGTATTCGATCATATTCCGCTACGCGATGTGATTTCTAAATTAAATAAGCGGGATCAGACCATTATTTACATGCGCTACTATTTAGATTGTACGCAAAGCGATATTGCGGAACGTATCGGCATTTCCCAAGTGCAAGTTTCGCGACTCGAAAAGAAAATTTTGGCGCAACTCAAATTGTGGATGGGTGTCAATGCGGAAGAAAGTATACCTGGTTTCAGCAAAAGCTCTTCGAATGGATAA
- the spoIIAB gene encoding anti-sigma F factor codes for MNNEMTLSFVAIEENEALARMAMTCFITPLDPTIEEISEFKTIVSEAVTNAIIHGYDCDGKSLVTLHAVIEGEKVTMTVRDEGAGIFDVEQAMEPMFTTRPFMERSGMGFTIMESFADSLSVESSMGNGTIVRFEKMFSPVTEVSRMR; via the coding sequence ATGAACAATGAAATGACGTTATCATTCGTCGCAATTGAGGAGAACGAAGCACTGGCAAGAATGGCGATGACGTGCTTTATCACACCGCTGGATCCGACAATTGAAGAGATTTCGGAATTCAAAACCATTGTGTCAGAAGCTGTAACAAACGCTATTATCCATGGCTATGACTGCGACGGCAAGAGTCTTGTGACGCTTCATGCGGTCATTGAAGGAGAGAAAGTAACGATGACTGTTCGGGATGAAGGAGCGGGCATTTTCGACGTGGAGCAGGCGATGGAACCAATGTTCACGACGCGTCCGTTTATGGAACGATCAGGGATGGGCTTTACTATTATGGAAAGTTTTGCGGATAGTCTTTCAGTTGAATCTTCTATGGGAAATGGAACAATCGTTAGATTTGAGAAAATGTTTTCTCCGGTTACGGAAGTAAGCAGAATGAGGTGA
- a CDS encoding anti-sigma factor antagonist (This anti-anti-sigma factor, or anti-sigma factor antagonist, belongs to a family that includes characterized members SpoIIAA, RsbV, RsfA, and RsfB.), with translation MANIEVAGNGILIVTLQGELDNHEANRIRTHISSAIFTGQVRAVVWDLSKLGFMDSAGIGLILGRMRDLAPIEGETLILNPSATMEKIFNYSGLGPNLRFGTIDVTIGEIGGVVHEQ, from the coding sequence ATGGCGAATATTGAAGTTGCAGGCAATGGAATTTTAATTGTGACACTGCAAGGAGAATTGGATAATCATGAGGCAAATCGAATCCGTACCCATATTTCTTCAGCGATTTTCACAGGGCAGGTACGGGCTGTTGTTTGGGATTTAAGCAAACTTGGATTTATGGATAGTGCGGGTATTGGGCTCATTCTCGGAAGAATGCGCGATTTAGCACCTATAGAAGGAGAAACACTCATTTTGAATCCTTCTGCAACGATGGAGAAAATCTTTAACTATTCTGGATTAGGTCCGAATCTTAGATTTGGCACGATTGATGTAACAATCGGGGAAATTGGAGGGGTTGTACATGAACAATGA
- a CDS encoding pyrimidine-nucleoside phosphorylase has translation MALFRMVDVIEKKRNGEVLSKEEITFFVNGYTDGTIPDYQASAFLMAIYFTGMTAEEQGHLTMAMAESGDQIDLSAIEGIKVDKHSTGGVGDTTTLILVPLVAACGVPVAKMSGRGLGHTGGTLDKLEAIDGFHIELTEAQFVKQVNDLKLAVIGQSGNLTPADKKLYALRDVTATVDSIPLIASSIMSKKIAAGANAIVLDVKTGDGAFMKTAADAKALAESMVAIGKQVGRNTMAVISDMSQPLGFAIGNALEVREAIATLQGQGPEDLTELCLVLGSKMVVAGGKADSIDEARAMLKAVIADGSALELFGKLIEAQGGNAKIIHNPSLLPTANYQIEVPALASGYVTKMEADDLGVAAMLLGAGRATKEDEIDLAVGIVLKKKIGDAVQQGEPLAIIHANTQDVEQSMALIQKHIAIGSEAVASPLLIGEMITG, from the coding sequence ATGGCATTGTTCAGAATGGTTGATGTAATTGAGAAAAAGCGTAATGGTGAAGTGCTTTCAAAAGAAGAGATTACTTTTTTTGTGAATGGTTATACGGACGGTACAATTCCGGATTATCAAGCGAGTGCGTTTCTCATGGCAATTTATTTCACAGGTATGACGGCTGAGGAGCAAGGACATTTGACGATGGCGATGGCCGAGTCAGGCGATCAAATCGATTTATCGGCTATTGAAGGGATTAAAGTCGACAAGCATTCAACTGGAGGCGTGGGGGATACGACGACATTGATCCTCGTGCCGCTTGTTGCGGCTTGTGGCGTGCCTGTTGCGAAAATGAGTGGTCGTGGCCTTGGGCATACCGGAGGGACGTTGGATAAGCTGGAGGCGATTGACGGCTTCCATATCGAATTGACAGAAGCGCAATTCGTCAAGCAGGTGAATGACTTGAAATTGGCTGTTATCGGTCAAAGTGGGAATTTGACGCCTGCAGATAAAAAACTATATGCGTTACGGGATGTGACGGCTACTGTTGACAGCATTCCGTTAATTGCGAGCTCGATTATGAGTAAAAAAATTGCAGCTGGTGCAAATGCGATTGTCCTCGATGTGAAAACGGGCGACGGTGCGTTTATGAAAACAGCGGCAGATGCAAAAGCGTTGGCTGAATCGATGGTGGCTATTGGCAAGCAAGTCGGCAGAAACACGATGGCGGTCATTTCGGATATGAGTCAACCGCTTGGTTTTGCGATTGGCAATGCACTAGAGGTTCGTGAGGCAATCGCGACGTTACAAGGGCAAGGGCCGGAAGATTTGACGGAGCTGTGCCTCGTTCTTGGTAGCAAGATGGTTGTTGCAGGCGGTAAAGCGGATTCTATTGATGAGGCACGTGCTATGCTGAAAGCGGTCATTGCTGATGGTTCAGCGCTAGAATTGTTCGGCAAACTGATTGAAGCACAAGGCGGGAATGCAAAGATTATTCATAACCCATCCCTGTTGCCAACTGCGAACTATCAAATTGAAGTACCGGCACTTGCTTCGGGCTATGTGACGAAGATGGAAGCCGATGATCTCGGCGTTGCGGCGATGCTACTCGGTGCGGGCAGAGCGACAAAAGAAGATGAAATCGATCTTGCAGTAGGCATTGTATTGAAGAAGAAAATTGGAGATGCCGTGCAGCAAGGTGAACCGCTTGCGATTATCCATGCGAATACGCAAGATGTTGAGCAATCGATGGCGTTGATTCAGAAACATATTGCCATTGGCAGCGAAGCCGTAGCGAGTCCATTGCTGATTGGTGAGATGATTACGGGTTAA
- the deoB gene encoding phosphopentomutase has product MEKQQFKRVHLIVLDSVGIGESPDAHVFGDEGADTLGHIGQAMKGLHMPNMGQLGLSNIREIEGVDVADEPQAFYGKMQEASVGKDTMTGHWEIMGLNIDKPFKVYPNGFPAELIDELEKRTGRKVICNQPASGTAVIDEYGPEHMETGAIIVYTSADPVLQIAAHEEIIPIEEQYRICEIARELTLAPEFLVGRVIARPFVGEPGNFTRTTNRHDYALKPFGRTVMNELIDADYEVIAIGKIADIFNGEGITDSVRTVSNMDGVDKLLDVMKKDFTGLSFTNLVDFDALFGHRRDPLGYGNALQEFDARLPEIMGLMREDDLLIITADHGNDPTYSGSDHTREYVPLLVYSPAWKSGGKLPKSETFSDIGATIAANFNVKQPDFGTSFLNIIQGNLAE; this is encoded by the coding sequence ATGGAAAAACAACAATTTAAACGTGTCCATCTCATCGTATTGGACTCAGTAGGTATCGGAGAATCGCCTGATGCGCATGTATTTGGAGATGAAGGTGCGGATACGCTTGGGCATATCGGTCAAGCAATGAAAGGGCTTCACATGCCGAATATGGGGCAACTCGGGCTATCCAATATTCGTGAAATCGAAGGTGTGGATGTTGCGGACGAACCACAAGCTTTTTACGGAAAAATGCAAGAAGCATCTGTTGGGAAAGACACGATGACTGGGCATTGGGAGATCATGGGGTTGAATATCGATAAGCCGTTCAAAGTATACCCGAATGGTTTTCCAGCAGAACTCATTGATGAGCTGGAGAAACGTACAGGGCGTAAAGTCATTTGCAATCAACCGGCGAGTGGAACTGCAGTGATTGATGAATACGGTCCAGAGCATATGGAAACGGGCGCAATTATTGTCTATACGTCTGCAGATCCCGTGCTACAAATTGCCGCACATGAAGAAATTATCCCGATTGAAGAACAATACAGGATTTGTGAAATTGCGCGTGAGTTAACATTAGCACCAGAATTTTTGGTCGGCCGTGTCATTGCGCGACCGTTCGTTGGCGAACCAGGGAATTTCACACGGACGACGAACCGTCATGATTATGCGCTGAAACCATTCGGTCGTACGGTGATGAATGAGTTGATAGATGCGGATTATGAAGTGATTGCTATCGGTAAGATTGCCGATATTTTTAATGGCGAAGGTATTACAGATTCAGTTCGTACGGTAAGCAATATGGATGGTGTCGATAAGTTACTCGATGTGATGAAAAAGGACTTCACAGGTTTGAGCTTTACGAATTTAGTGGATTTCGATGCTTTGTTTGGTCATCGGCGCGACCCGCTCGGTTATGGGAATGCGTTACAAGAGTTTGACGCAAGGTTGCCGGAAATCATGGGCTTGATGCGTGAGGATGATTTGCTCATCATTACTGCGGATCACGGCAATGATCCAACGTACTCTGGTTCGGATCATACGCGTGAATATGTTCCGTTACTTGTCTACTCACCGGCATGGAAGTCGGGTGGGAAATTGCCGAAAAGTGAGACGTTCTCAGACATTGGCGCGACAATTGCTGCAAACTTCAATGTCAAACAACCGGATTTCGGTACGAGTTTCTTGAACATCATTCAAGGAAATCTTGCTGAGTAA
- the xerD gene encoding site-specific tyrosine recombinase XerD — protein MKDARFGLDDYMHFLKVERQLSDNTITSYRRDLQEYIVYLEKSGYASIDSIDRAVILNHLQCLKDSGKSSRTVSRHISSIRSFHQFLLREKVTNQDPTVHLELPKLEQKLPRVLSVDEVDTLITTPDSSKPQGVRDQALLEILYGTGMRVSELIGLNLEDIHVSMGFVRVFGKGGKERIIPLGGGAITACKRYIEEVRPLFTAKQKGVEALFVNMRGTRLTRQGCWKLLKAHALQAGIQKELTPHILRHSFATHLIENGADLRAVQEMLGHSDISTTQIYTHVSRSRLKEVYVKFHPRA, from the coding sequence ATGAAGGATGCTCGTTTTGGATTGGACGATTATATGCATTTCTTAAAAGTAGAGCGTCAATTATCGGATAATACCATTACTTCCTATCGACGCGATCTTCAGGAATATATCGTTTATCTAGAAAAATCGGGCTATGCGTCGATTGATAGCATTGACCGTGCAGTGATTCTCAATCATTTGCAGTGTTTGAAGGATAGCGGGAAGTCTTCACGGACGGTGTCACGGCATATTTCATCTATCCGTTCGTTTCATCAGTTTCTATTGCGGGAAAAGGTGACGAATCAGGATCCAACTGTCCATTTGGAGTTACCGAAGCTTGAACAAAAGCTTCCTCGTGTATTATCGGTGGACGAAGTCGATACACTAATCACTACCCCGGATTCTAGTAAGCCCCAAGGTGTACGAGATCAGGCATTATTGGAGATTTTATATGGGACAGGCATGCGTGTAAGCGAACTGATTGGGCTAAATCTAGAAGATATTCATGTATCAATGGGGTTTGTTCGCGTGTTCGGTAAAGGTGGAAAAGAACGCATCATTCCGCTTGGCGGCGGCGCGATAACCGCATGTAAACGGTATATTGAAGAAGTACGTCCTCTTTTCACTGCGAAACAAAAAGGGGTCGAAGCATTGTTTGTCAATATGCGAGGGACAAGGCTGACACGGCAAGGTTGTTGGAAGCTGTTGAAAGCGCATGCATTGCAAGCGGGTATACAGAAAGAGTTGACGCCGCATATTTTGCGTCATTCATTCGCGACCCATCTAATTGAAAATGGGGCAGATTTACGTGCTGTTCAAGAAATGCTCGGTCATTCAGATATTTCGACCACACAAATTTATACGCATGTTAGCCGTTCGAGATTGAAAGAAGTGTACGTGAAATTCCATCCGCGTGCGTAA
- a CDS encoding Fur family transcriptional regulator: protein MEGRIDRIKKQLHGASYKLTPQREATVLVLLEHEEDHLSAEDVFLLVKEKAPEIGLATVYRTLELLTDLKVVDKINFGDGVSRYDLRQEGADHFHHHLICIECGAVDEIQEDLLGDVEKIVESRFEFAIKDHWLTFHGTCKRCKTDGDDQEE from the coding sequence ATGGAAGGCCGAATTGATCGGATTAAAAAACAATTGCATGGGGCGAGTTATAAGTTGACGCCTCAGCGTGAAGCGACGGTTTTGGTCCTCCTTGAGCATGAGGAAGACCATCTAAGCGCAGAAGATGTATTTTTGCTCGTTAAAGAGAAAGCACCTGAAATCGGTCTTGCAACCGTCTACCGTACGCTTGAATTGCTAACAGATCTTAAAGTAGTCGATAAAATCAATTTTGGAGACGGTGTATCGAGGTACGATCTACGGCAGGAAGGCGCGGATCATTTTCATCACCACCTGATTTGCATTGAATGTGGCGCGGTGGATGAAATTCAAGAGGACCTTCTTGGAGATGTTGAAAAGATTGTAGAAAGCCGATTCGAGTTTGCGATTAAAGACCATTGGTTGACGTTTCACGGCACTTGCAAAAGGTGCAAGACTGACGGAGACGACCAGGAAGAATGA
- a CDS encoding NUDIX hydrolase, translating into MNKYEEKTISGETLYEGKVISLRVEEVQLPDGNQAKRELIKHPGAVSVIAITDDNKLVLVEQYRKALERSLIEIPAGKIDPGEAPEITAVRELEEETGYGAKDFRYIQSFATSPGFADEIIHLYLARGLYKIDNPAAGDEDEFIDLLEVTIEEAEELVASGEIYDAKTAFAVLYAKNLLTE; encoded by the coding sequence ATGAATAAATACGAAGAAAAAACAATTTCAGGTGAAACACTTTATGAAGGAAAGGTCATTTCGCTACGTGTAGAAGAAGTCCAACTTCCGGATGGCAATCAAGCGAAGCGTGAACTCATTAAACATCCAGGGGCTGTTTCGGTCATTGCGATTACCGATGACAACAAGCTGGTGTTGGTTGAACAATATCGAAAAGCGTTAGAGCGTTCGCTCATTGAAATACCTGCGGGGAAAATCGATCCAGGGGAGGCGCCAGAGATAACTGCAGTTCGTGAGTTGGAAGAGGAAACGGGGTACGGTGCGAAAGATTTTCGCTATATCCAGTCGTTTGCAACGTCACCTGGTTTTGCGGACGAAATCATCCATTTGTACTTGGCACGAGGGCTTTACAAAATTGATAATCCTGCTGCTGGGGATGAGGATGAATTTATCGATTTATTGGAAGTGACGATTGAGGAAGCGGAAGAGCTGGTCGCATCGGGGGAAATTTATGATGCTAAAACGGCGTTTGCTGTATTGTACGCAAAAAATCTGCTAACAGAATGA
- a CDS encoding aldo/keto reductase, whose translation MKKRELGKSGLYVSEIGLGCMSLPDNLNESKNIIDAAIHAGINYFDTADLYAGGRNEELVGYALKGRRQDIVLATKAGNKMNPDGNSWTWDASKAHIIEAVKQSLMRLETDYIDLYQLHGGTMEDEVEETIDAFDSLKKEGIIRQYGISSIRPTVIKRFLDNSSAVSVMMQYSLLDRRPEEWMPMIHEANASVITRGTIAKGFLTAEGLQRAEQANGFVDYNAAELVQTVQALSEQSTDLHAAAIAYVLHDQTVASALIGARTTEQLLDSIVAYDKQVTDDEIAQLESIVKKHIYKEHRL comes from the coding sequence ATGAAAAAAAGAGAATTAGGGAAAAGCGGTTTATATGTTTCTGAAATTGGTCTAGGCTGTATGTCACTACCAGATAACCTTAATGAATCGAAAAACATCATCGACGCCGCCATCCATGCAGGTATCAATTATTTTGATACAGCGGACTTATATGCTGGCGGTCGCAATGAAGAGCTCGTTGGCTATGCATTGAAAGGTAGACGACAAGATATCGTTCTGGCAACAAAGGCCGGCAATAAGATGAATCCCGACGGCAACAGCTGGACATGGGACGCTTCCAAAGCACATATCATAGAAGCCGTTAAACAGAGCTTGATGCGTCTAGAGACGGATTATATCGACTTGTATCAGCTGCACGGCGGAACAATGGAAGACGAAGTAGAGGAAACGATCGATGCCTTTGATAGCTTAAAAAAGGAAGGCATCATTCGACAATACGGTATCTCTTCCATCCGTCCGACTGTTATTAAACGATTTTTAGACAACAGTTCTGCTGTGTCTGTCATGATGCAATACAGCTTGCTCGACCGCCGCCCAGAAGAATGGATGCCTATGATTCACGAGGCAAATGCATCGGTCATCACTAGAGGCACGATTGCGAAAGGCTTTTTAACTGCGGAAGGTTTGCAGAGAGCAGAGCAAGCGAATGGCTTTGTCGACTATAATGCGGCTGAACTCGTACAAACAGTTCAAGCATTAAGCGAACAATCTACCGATCTACATGCTGCCGCCATTGCTTATGTCCTGCATGATCAAACTGTGGCTTCTGCCCTCATTGGTGCACGGACGACAGAGCAATTGCTTGATTCTATTGTTGCTTATGACAAGCAAGTAACGGACGATGAGATTGCCCAGTTAGAGAGTATTGTAAAAAAACATATATATAAAGAGCATCGCCTTTAA